From Persicobacter psychrovividus, one genomic window encodes:
- the cas9 gene encoding type II CRISPR RNA-guided endonuclease Cas9 (Cas9, originally named Csn1, is the large, multifunctional signature protein of type II CRISPR/Cas systems. It is well known even to general audiences because its RNA-guided endonuclease activity has made it a popular tool for custom editing of eukaryotic genomes.) — MMSKRILGLDLGPASLGWAYVVSDDDGTFEIIGTGVRIIPLNAEEAEGFTKGQTFTKNQQRTIKRQARRNLDRYQQRRSHLKAILQALSMYPSEDLILNIEKNKLWELRHKAVTTQISLEEIGRIFLQLNQRRGYASKKRVQDEESKKSDYLEGLENRYAEIHRQKITVGQYFHQKLKENPHYRVKNKVFPRAAYEEEFDQIWNTQKAYYPHVFTKANYKKIKKETIYYQRDLKSQKRLVSVCEFEGKLKNGRLIGPKVAAKSNPLFQIEKIWESIHNIRIKNSNGKRKKMSLVQKTQLFNALNQADHLSQKELFNLLNIDPDDGWYTNKNIETKGLQGNLTYAKLKDILKGNAKVEELLAMKLTVRTRVIKKTGEPFVNKQTGRQTEIISDDFEHSALYRLWHIVYSLPEDQAKSKLLKEFPLTEQEAEALARIDFSTQGFGNKSIRFIRKILPYLQSGADYTEACIQAGYRHSESLSKEEIEKKELVDHLELIPKGALRQPIVEKVLNQLIHQLNAFLEDPRYGRPDEICIELGRALKQSKEERNKTFKTQTSREAKRKTIAKELQKANIKASNKNIMRYQLWKEFDYESPYEPGKKIGFSEVFGPTATYEVEHIIPKSVFFDDSFANKTLCPYHLNSGQGAKNKLTAYDYMATKGAHALEAYLAFIGKHRKKISRTKMARLLCKADQIPQDFINRQLRESQYIAKEAKRILNQVCHHVHSTSGTVTAFLRRHWGYEEVLKQINLEKYRTADQTEMVPYQHNGQQHEREEIIGWSKRDDHRHHALDAIVIACTSHSLIQRLNTYAQQSTREEMMEWVSQQQRRATSPKRKKILIEKYVQSLRPFRPKQIAEALNSILISRKAGKRVATTSKRKVKGKTVQKDIIVPRGALSQDTCYGKKRYRIKNEIKVNTSLTKDIAQTITNSFLKKKVLDRLASFEDNPKKAFKQYILNPIYIDAQNNQPLLTVEVYEWKEDYVIRRALAELTAAQIPKIVDDTIRTAIERRIEAEGSFEKAKNTFTERPIYQSEASKIPVKSIRCFTGLKEVEAIITDDRPHGNKITQYVSPKNNHQIAIYEDQQGALHEHVVTFWNAVNRKTEGLPVVIEDIEQLWDQIGLREDISQSVLQKLPQELNWRYRLSMQQGEYFIFNMELDELKAAIHADQKQVIAPHLFYVRKLTKGNFWFNQQYETQPKSLPKDKKAMRCIQASKGTIVNAIKVRISRLGEIEII; from the coding sequence ATGATGTCAAAACGAATACTCGGATTAGACCTTGGTCCCGCCTCACTGGGATGGGCTTATGTTGTCTCAGATGATGATGGTACCTTCGAAATCATTGGAACAGGCGTTAGGATTATTCCACTGAATGCCGAAGAAGCTGAAGGTTTCACCAAAGGACAAACGTTCACTAAAAACCAGCAGCGAACGATCAAGCGTCAGGCAAGGCGAAATTTAGACCGTTATCAACAACGTCGCAGTCATCTAAAAGCTATCCTTCAAGCTTTATCGATGTATCCCTCGGAGGACTTAATCTTAAATATAGAAAAGAATAAGCTATGGGAACTTCGGCACAAAGCGGTAACGACACAAATCTCTTTGGAGGAGATCGGTCGGATATTTTTACAGCTCAACCAAAGGAGAGGATACGCCAGCAAAAAAAGGGTTCAGGACGAGGAAAGTAAAAAGAGTGATTACCTCGAAGGATTAGAAAATCGCTATGCAGAAATCCATCGGCAGAAGATTACAGTAGGTCAATATTTTCATCAGAAATTAAAAGAGAACCCACATTACAGAGTAAAGAATAAGGTGTTTCCAAGAGCAGCTTATGAGGAAGAGTTTGATCAGATATGGAACACACAGAAAGCCTATTATCCTCACGTTTTCACCAAAGCCAATTATAAGAAAATCAAGAAGGAAACGATTTACTACCAACGCGATCTTAAATCTCAAAAAAGATTGGTAAGTGTTTGTGAATTTGAGGGAAAACTAAAGAACGGAAGACTTATTGGTCCAAAAGTAGCCGCTAAAAGTAACCCCTTATTCCAGATTGAAAAGATTTGGGAAAGTATTCATAATATCCGTATTAAGAATAGTAATGGGAAACGAAAGAAAATGTCTTTGGTACAAAAGACCCAGCTATTTAATGCCTTAAACCAGGCCGACCACCTGAGTCAAAAGGAGCTTTTCAATTTATTGAATATTGATCCTGATGATGGGTGGTACACGAATAAAAACATAGAAACAAAGGGACTCCAAGGCAATTTGACCTATGCCAAACTTAAAGACATCTTAAAAGGCAATGCTAAAGTAGAGGAGCTGCTTGCGATGAAGTTAACAGTTCGCACTCGGGTTATTAAAAAAACAGGGGAACCATTTGTCAATAAACAAACAGGTAGGCAGACCGAAATCATTTCAGATGATTTTGAGCACAGTGCTTTATACAGGCTTTGGCATATTGTTTATTCACTACCAGAAGATCAAGCTAAATCCAAATTACTAAAAGAGTTCCCCCTAACAGAACAGGAGGCAGAGGCACTTGCTCGAATTGACTTTTCCACTCAAGGTTTTGGCAATAAAAGTATTCGTTTTATCCGTAAAATATTGCCCTACTTGCAAAGCGGTGCTGATTATACTGAGGCATGTATCCAAGCGGGATATCGACATTCCGAAAGTCTTTCTAAGGAAGAAATAGAAAAGAAGGAATTAGTGGATCACTTGGAGCTGATCCCCAAAGGTGCATTGCGGCAACCCATCGTTGAGAAAGTATTAAATCAGTTGATCCATCAGCTTAATGCTTTCTTGGAAGATCCAAGATATGGACGACCAGATGAAATCTGCATTGAGTTGGGGCGAGCGTTGAAGCAAAGCAAAGAAGAACGAAACAAAACCTTTAAGACACAAACAAGTCGTGAGGCTAAGCGAAAAACAATAGCAAAAGAGCTCCAGAAGGCTAATATCAAGGCTTCAAACAAAAATATTATGCGCTATCAACTATGGAAGGAGTTTGATTATGAGTCGCCTTATGAGCCTGGTAAAAAGATCGGCTTTTCAGAGGTTTTTGGGCCAACAGCAACTTATGAAGTGGAGCATATCATTCCAAAATCAGTCTTCTTTGACGATAGTTTTGCCAATAAAACCCTTTGTCCTTACCATTTGAACAGTGGGCAGGGAGCAAAAAATAAATTGACCGCTTATGATTATATGGCGACCAAAGGAGCTCATGCTTTGGAAGCGTATTTGGCTTTTATCGGTAAACACCGAAAAAAAATAAGCCGGACCAAAATGGCTCGATTATTATGCAAAGCGGACCAAATACCCCAGGATTTCATCAACCGACAACTGAGGGAAAGTCAATACATTGCCAAGGAAGCCAAAAGGATCTTGAACCAGGTTTGTCATCATGTTCATAGTACAAGTGGTACCGTTACCGCATTTTTGCGCCGACATTGGGGCTATGAGGAGGTACTAAAGCAAATTAACCTTGAAAAATACAGAACCGCAGATCAAACAGAGATGGTTCCCTATCAACACAATGGGCAACAACATGAAAGAGAAGAAATCATCGGCTGGAGCAAGCGGGATGATCATCGACACCATGCCCTGGATGCAATAGTGATCGCTTGCACCTCTCACAGTTTAATTCAACGCCTGAATACTTATGCTCAACAATCTACACGGGAGGAAATGATGGAATGGGTTAGTCAACAGCAGCGTAGGGCAACAAGCCCCAAGAGGAAAAAGATTCTGATAGAAAAATATGTTCAATCGTTGCGACCTTTCCGACCGAAACAAATTGCTGAAGCACTGAATAGTATTTTAATCAGCAGGAAGGCGGGTAAGCGGGTGGCCACGACCTCTAAACGTAAAGTAAAGGGAAAGACGGTTCAGAAGGATATTATTGTACCAAGAGGTGCATTGAGTCAAGATACATGCTATGGGAAAAAGAGATATAGGATCAAAAATGAGATCAAAGTCAATACCAGCCTGACAAAGGATATCGCACAAACCATTACGAATTCTTTTCTCAAGAAAAAAGTATTGGATCGATTGGCCTCTTTTGAAGATAATCCAAAGAAGGCTTTTAAACAATATATCCTAAATCCCATCTATATTGATGCGCAAAATAATCAGCCATTGCTTACTGTGGAAGTTTATGAGTGGAAGGAGGATTATGTGATCCGTAGAGCATTGGCTGAATTAACGGCCGCTCAAATACCCAAAATTGTTGATGACACTATCAGGACTGCAATAGAGAGGCGAATTGAGGCAGAAGGTAGTTTTGAAAAAGCTAAAAATACCTTTACTGAACGGCCCATTTATCAAAGTGAAGCCTCTAAGATTCCTGTAAAATCGATTCGGTGTTTTACAGGTTTAAAAGAGGTAGAAGCCATCATTACGGATGATCGCCCTCATGGTAATAAGATAACGCAATATGTGTCACCAAAGAACAACCATCAAATTGCCATTTATGAAGATCAACAAGGGGCACTGCATGAGCATGTGGTTACTTTTTGGAATGCAGTGAATCGCAAAACAGAAGGCTTGCCAGTGGTTATTGAGGATATTGAACAGCTATGGGATCAGATTGGCCTGAGAGAAGATATTAGTCAGTCAGTATTGCAAAAATTACCCCAGGAGCTGAATTGGAGGTACCGTCTTTCCATGCAACAGGGTGAATACTTTATTTTTAATATGGAGCTGGATGAATTAAAAGCAGCGATCCATGCTGATCAAAAGCAAGTCATTGCACCCCATTTATTCTATGTTCGGAAGCTGACCAAAGGTAATTTTTGGTTTAATCAACAATACGAGACACAACCAAAATCCTTACCTAAAGATAAGAAAGCCATGAGGTGTATTCAAGCATCAAAAGGAACAATAGT